The following are encoded in a window of Miltoncostaea marina genomic DNA:
- the rplO gene encoding 50S ribosomal protein L15, which yields MADQPEIPETPAEDVRLDRLSPRPGAKRARKRVGRGIGSGTGKTAGRGQKGLGARAGGGVRPGYQGGQIPVYMQQGKLRGSNRKMSMPMGPFRTHALAVNVGRLDVFEAGAVVDPEALAAKGLVKNNLSRGWPVKILAEGEIDRPLTVRVHAASAAARTKIEAAGGTVEIIGEAVERA from the coding sequence ATGGCTGACCAGCCCGAGATCCCGGAGACCCCGGCCGAGGACGTCCGCCTCGACCGCCTGAGCCCCCGCCCGGGCGCCAAGCGCGCCCGCAAGCGCGTGGGCCGGGGCATCGGCTCGGGCACCGGCAAGACGGCCGGCCGCGGCCAGAAGGGCCTCGGCGCCCGCGCCGGCGGCGGCGTGCGGCCGGGGTACCAGGGCGGCCAGATCCCGGTCTACATGCAGCAGGGCAAGCTCCGCGGCTCCAACCGCAAGATGTCGATGCCGATGGGCCCGTTCCGGACCCACGCGCTGGCGGTCAACGTCGGCCGGCTGGACGTGTTCGAGGCGGGCGCGGTCGTCGACCCCGAAGCCCTCGCGGCCAAGGGGCTGGTGAAGAACAACCTGTCGCGCGGCTGGCCGGTCAAGATCCTCGCCGAGGGCGAGATCGACCGCCCGCTGACCGTGCGGGTGCACGCGGCGTCGGCCGCTGCGCGGACGAAGATCGAGGCCGCCGGGGGGACCGTCGAGATCATCGGCGAGGCCGTCGAGCGGGCCTAG
- the rpmD gene encoding 50S ribosomal protein L30: protein MSKLTITQVRSGIGTQKRHRGTLRALGLRGIGTTAEHQDSPVLQGMLRMVSRLVRVERNDG, encoded by the coding sequence GTGAGCAAGCTGACCATCACGCAGGTGCGGTCCGGCATCGGCACCCAGAAGCGCCACCGCGGCACGCTGCGGGCCCTGGGCCTGCGCGGCATCGGCACGACCGCGGAGCACCAGGACTCACCCGTGCTCCAGGGAATGCTGCGGATGGTGTCCCGTCTCGTGCGTGTGGAGAGGAACGATGGCTGA
- the rpsE gene encoding 30S ribosomal protein S5 yields the protein MNPDGLELNERVVQVNRVAKVVKGGRRFSFSALVVVGNEVDTVGVGHGKAKEVPVAIQKAVEDAKKNLFRVPKYRTTITHQVLGRAGAGKVFMKPASEGTGVIAGAGARAVLELAGIRDILTKSLGTSNPVNLVAATVAGLKALRRPEEVAALRDRSVAEVLGIERGSGAPATEGSAAGQAEAVPAGAAVTE from the coding sequence ATCAATCCCGACGGGCTCGAGCTCAACGAGCGCGTCGTCCAGGTGAACCGCGTGGCGAAGGTCGTCAAGGGCGGCCGCCGCTTCTCGTTCTCCGCGCTCGTCGTGGTGGGCAACGAGGTGGACACCGTGGGCGTCGGGCACGGGAAGGCCAAGGAGGTCCCCGTCGCGATCCAGAAGGCCGTCGAGGACGCCAAGAAGAACCTGTTCCGTGTGCCGAAGTACCGCACCACGATCACCCACCAGGTGCTCGGGCGGGCCGGCGCCGGCAAGGTGTTCATGAAGCCGGCCTCCGAGGGCACGGGCGTGATCGCGGGCGCGGGCGCGCGCGCGGTGCTCGAGCTCGCCGGCATCCGCGACATCCTCACGAAGTCGCTCGGCACGTCGAACCCGGTCAACCTCGTGGCCGCCACCGTGGCCGGCCTCAAGGCCCTGCGCCGCCCGGAGGAGGTCGCGGCGCTGCGGGACCGGAGCGTCGCCGAGGTGCTCGGCATCGAGCGCGGCTCGGGCGCCCCGGCCACCGAGGGCTCCGCCGCCGGCCAGGCCGAGGCCGTCCCGGCGGGCGCGGCGGTGACCGAGTGA
- the rplR gene encoding 50S ribosomal protein L18 translates to MSTTTLEARQRRHRRIRGRVAGTAERPRLAVARSNKRIYAQIIDDDRGHTLAAAGSHEAPLRGLAKGEAAAEVGKLLAERAKQAGVERVVFDRGGYKYHGRVKSLADGAREGGLEF, encoded by the coding sequence ATGAGCACCACCACACTCGAGGCGCGCCAGCGCCGCCACCGCAGGATCCGGGGCAGGGTCGCCGGCACGGCCGAGCGCCCGCGCCTGGCGGTCGCGCGGTCGAACAAGCGCATCTACGCCCAGATCATCGACGACGACCGGGGCCACACCCTGGCCGCCGCCGGCTCGCACGAGGCCCCGCTCCGCGGCCTGGCCAAGGGCGAGGCGGCCGCCGAGGTCGGCAAGCTGCTGGCCGAGCGGGCGAAGCAGGCGGGCGTCGAGCGCGTCGTCTTCGACCGGGGCGGCTACAAGTACCACGGGCGCGTCAAGTCGCTCGCCGATGGGGCCCGCGAGGGCGGGCTCGAGTTCTGA
- the rplF gene encoding 50S ribosomal protein L6, with amino-acid sequence MSRIGRAPIPIPDGVTVDIAGQNVVVKGPKGELRHTVVEPIRISQEDGQLVVTRPTDRGPHRALHGLSRSLVANMIEGVSAGFERRLEVVGVGYRAQMRGTSLEMAVGYSHPVTIEPPEGISFEVPAPTQVVVRGIDKQAVGQITAQIRAVRPPEPYKGKGVRYAGEEVRRKVGKRA; translated from the coding sequence ATGAGCCGCATCGGACGCGCGCCGATCCCGATCCCCGACGGGGTGACGGTCGACATCGCCGGCCAGAACGTGGTGGTCAAGGGCCCGAAGGGCGAGCTGCGCCACACCGTGGTCGAGCCCATCCGCATCAGCCAGGAGGACGGCCAGCTGGTCGTCACCCGGCCGACGGACCGCGGGCCGCACCGGGCGCTGCACGGCCTGTCGCGGAGCCTGGTCGCCAACATGATCGAGGGCGTCAGCGCCGGCTTCGAGCGCCGCCTCGAGGTGGTCGGCGTCGGCTACCGCGCGCAGATGCGCGGGACGTCCCTGGAGATGGCGGTCGGGTACTCGCACCCTGTTACCATCGAGCCGCCCGAGGGGATCTCGTTCGAGGTCCCGGCGCCCACCCAGGTGGTGGTGCGCGGGATCGACAAGCAGGCGGTGGGGCAGATCACCGCTCAGATCCGCGCGGTGCGTCCGCCCGAGCCCTACAAGGGCAAGGGCGTCCGCTACGCGGGTGAGGAAGTTCGGCGCAAGGTCGGTAAGAGGGCATGA
- the rpsH gene encoding 30S ribosomal protein S8 has product MTDPIADMLTRIRNANTALHDVVEMPGSTLKAEIARVLKEQGYIQDYELREGRVGTDLVVRLKYSRDRRRVISGLERVSKPGRRVYADRTTIPRILGGMGVAVLSTSQGVITGHEARRRGIGGEVLCSVW; this is encoded by the coding sequence ATGACGGACCCCATCGCGGACATGCTCACGCGCATCCGCAACGCCAACACCGCCCTCCACGACGTCGTCGAGATGCCCGGCAGCACGCTCAAGGCCGAGATCGCACGGGTGCTCAAGGAGCAGGGCTACATCCAGGACTACGAGCTCCGCGAGGGCCGCGTCGGCACCGACCTCGTGGTGCGCCTCAAGTACAGCCGCGACCGGCGCCGCGTCATCAGCGGCCTCGAGCGCGTGTCCAAGCCCGGCCGCCGCGTCTACGCGGACCGCACCACCATCCCGCGCATCCTGGGCGGCATGGGCGTGGCGGTCCTCTCGACCTCGCAGGGCGTCATCACCGGGCACGAGGCCCGCCGCCGTGGCATCGGCGGCGAGGTGCTCTGCTCGGTCTGGTGA
- a CDS encoding type Z 30S ribosomal protein S14 — MAKTSLRVKASRTPKYKTQQYTRCHNCGRPRAVFRKFGLCRICLRGHAHAGVIPGMTKSSW, encoded by the coding sequence GTGGCGAAGACCAGCCTGAGGGTGAAGGCGTCCCGGACGCCGAAGTACAAGACCCAGCAGTACACGCGCTGCCACAACTGCGGCCGCCCGCGGGCGGTGTTCCGCAAGTTCGGCCTGTGCCGCATCTGCCTGCGCGGTCACGCGCACGCCGGCGTGATCCCCGGAATGACCAAGAGCAGCTGGTGA
- the rplE gene encoding 50S ribosomal protein L5 — translation MADDTAQTEEGPVATAAPAAPPARLKTMYEQEIRPKLQEEFGYASPMQHPRLVKITLSMGVGEAKQNSKALDEAMAQMGVIAGQKPALTRARKSIAQFKLREGMAIGCKVTLRGARMWEFLDRLQSVALPRIRDFRGVNPDMFDGRGNYNLGLREQTIFPEIDYDNVDAVRGLNVTITTTAGTDEEARALLRHLGMPFRAEGYSAEERAARRRRKQKKFGRGRGRR, via the coding sequence ATGGCCGACGACACCGCCCAGACCGAGGAGGGCCCGGTGGCCACCGCAGCGCCCGCCGCGCCGCCCGCGCGGCTCAAGACCATGTACGAGCAGGAGATCCGGCCGAAGCTCCAGGAGGAGTTCGGCTACGCGTCGCCGATGCAGCACCCGCGGCTCGTGAAGATCACCCTGAGCATGGGCGTGGGCGAGGCCAAGCAGAACTCCAAGGCGCTCGACGAGGCGATGGCCCAGATGGGCGTGATCGCCGGCCAGAAGCCGGCCCTCACCCGGGCCCGCAAGTCGATCGCCCAGTTCAAGCTGCGCGAGGGCATGGCGATCGGCTGCAAGGTCACGCTGCGCGGCGCCCGCATGTGGGAGTTCCTCGACCGGCTCCAGTCGGTCGCTCTCCCCCGCATCCGCGACTTCCGGGGCGTCAACCCGGACATGTTCGACGGCCGCGGCAACTACAACCTCGGGCTGCGCGAGCAGACCATCTTCCCCGAGATCGACTACGACAACGTCGACGCCGTCCGCGGCCTCAACGTGACCATCACCACGACGGCCGGCACCGACGAGGAGGCCCGCGCGCTGCTGCGGCACCTCGGCATGCCGTTCCGCGCGGAGGGCTACTCGGCCGAGGAGCGGGCTGCCCGCCGCCGGCGCAAGCAGAAGAAGTTCGGCCGCGGCCGCGGCCGTCGGTAG
- the rplX gene encoding 50S ribosomal protein L24 — MPARIRKGDRVVLLSGKDKGKSGVVLEVRPREGRVVVEGVNIMKRHTKPRPPNEPGGVIERPAPVHLSNVSLIDPKDNRPTRVRIQEIDGRRVRVSARSGERFD, encoded by the coding sequence GTGCCGGCCCGCATCCGCAAGGGCGACCGCGTGGTCCTGCTGTCCGGCAAGGACAAGGGCAAGTCGGGCGTGGTGCTCGAGGTCCGGCCCCGGGAGGGGCGCGTGGTCGTCGAGGGCGTCAACATCATGAAGCGCCACACCAAGCCGCGGCCGCCCAACGAGCCCGGCGGCGTGATCGAGCGCCCGGCGCCGGTTCACCTGTCCAACGTGTCGCTGATCGACCCGAAGGACAACCGGCCGACGCGCGTGCGCATCCAGGAGATCGACGGCCGGCGCGTCCGCGTGTCGGCGCGCTCCGGCGAGAGGTTCGACTGA
- the rplN gene encoding 50S ribosomal protein L14, giving the protein MIQVETRLRVADNTGAREILCIRIMGGSRRRTASVGDVIVGTVKAAVPNGAIKKGDVVRAVIVRTKKEHGRDDGTFIAFDENAAVIIDNAQNPRGTRIFGPVARELREKNFMKIISLAPEVL; this is encoded by the coding sequence GTGATCCAGGTCGAGACACGGCTCCGCGTGGCCGACAACACCGGCGCGCGCGAGATCCTCTGCATCCGCATCATGGGCGGCTCCCGCCGGCGCACCGCGTCCGTGGGCGACGTGATCGTGGGCACCGTCAAGGCGGCGGTCCCCAACGGCGCCATCAAGAAGGGCGACGTCGTCCGCGCGGTCATCGTGCGGACCAAGAAGGAGCACGGCCGCGACGACGGCACGTTCATCGCCTTCGACGAGAACGCGGCGGTCATCATCGACAACGCCCAGAACCCGCGCGGGACCCGTATCTTCGGCCCCGTGGCACGCGAGCTGCGCGAGAAGAACTTCATGAAGATCATCAGCCTGGCCCCGGAGGTCCTGTAG
- the rpsQ gene encoding 30S ribosomal protein S17: MSAAVRTPQESVASRKSRTGYVVSASRDKTITVLLETSRPHPVYGKTVRTSTKLHAHDERNEAGEGDLVRVVETRPLSRQKRWRLVEIIEKAR; the protein is encoded by the coding sequence ATGAGCGCCGCCGTCCGCACCCCGCAGGAGTCGGTGGCGTCGCGCAAGAGCCGTACGGGCTATGTCGTGTCGGCGTCCCGCGACAAGACCATCACCGTGCTGCTCGAGACGTCGCGGCCCCACCCCGTGTACGGCAAGACGGTCCGCACGTCGACGAAGCTCCACGCGCACGACGAGCGCAACGAGGCGGGCGAGGGCGACCTCGTGCGCGTCGTGGAGACCCGTCCGCTGTCCCGCCAGAAGCGCTGGCGGCTGGTCGAGATCATCGAGAAGGCGCGGTAG
- the rpmC gene encoding 50S ribosomal protein L29, which translates to MKPNEIRDLSDDELAQRLAEAREAHFNLRFQHASGALERTSELSARRREIARLLTIARERELQA; encoded by the coding sequence GTGAAGCCGAACGAGATCCGAGACCTTTCCGACGACGAGCTCGCCCAGCGGCTCGCCGAGGCCCGCGAGGCGCACTTCAACCTGCGCTTCCAGCACGCCTCCGGCGCGCTGGAGCGGACCTCGGAGCTGTCGGCCCGGCGCCGCGAGATCGCGCGCCTCCTGACCATCGCCCGAGAGAGGGAGCTGCAGGCATGA
- the rplP gene encoding 50S ribosomal protein L16, with translation MLMPKRTKHRKEHRGRRNGFSKGNHTIHFGEYGLKALEPGSITNRQIEAARIAMTRRIKRGGKVWINIFPQKSFTKKPAETRMGSGKGSPEGWVAVVKPGRIMFELAGVPEPLARDAMRLAANKLPVRCKFVTREDG, from the coding sequence ATGCTGATGCCGAAGCGCACCAAGCACCGCAAGGAGCACCGCGGTCGCCGCAACGGCTTCTCGAAGGGCAACCACACGATCCACTTCGGCGAGTACGGCCTGAAGGCCCTCGAGCCGGGGTCGATCACCAACCGCCAGATCGAGGCCGCCCGTATCGCCATGACCCGTCGCATCAAGCGCGGCGGCAAGGTGTGGATCAACATCTTCCCCCAGAAGTCCTTCACCAAGAAGCCGGCCGAGACCCGCATGGGCTCCGGCAAGGGCTCGCCCGAGGGGTGGGTCGCGGTGGTGAAGCCGGGTCGCATCATGTTCGAGCTGGCCGGCGTGCCCGAGCCGCTCGCCCGCGACGCGATGCGCCTCGCCGCCAACAAGCTGCCGGTCCGCTGCAAGTTCGTGACGCGCGAGGACGGGTAG
- the rpsC gene encoding 30S ribosomal protein S3, translating into MGQKINPTGFRLGVLSGWRSNWFSTRDYAKYLDEDRVVRNHILGKLSHAGLSSIHLKKDQTKLTVDIFTARPGIVIGKSGSEVDALRRELNRLTGKQIQVNINEIKRPELDAKLVAQSIAEQLENRVSFRRAMKRALTSAMRSGAQGVKIQCGGRLGGTEMSRSEHYSDGRVPLHTLRADIDYGFHEAKTTFGRIGVKVWINKGEVLPEGVTDSRGRTDMEAAPPPRRPRRDRRPGGGRDRGGDRAGQGSRGGDS; encoded by the coding sequence ATGGGTCAGAAGATCAATCCGACCGGCTTCCGGCTGGGCGTGCTCAGCGGCTGGCGCAGCAACTGGTTCTCGACGCGCGACTACGCGAAGTACCTCGACGAGGACCGCGTGGTGCGCAACCACATCCTCGGCAAGCTGAGCCACGCCGGCCTGTCGTCGATCCACCTGAAGAAGGACCAGACCAAGCTCACCGTCGACATCTTCACCGCCCGCCCGGGCATCGTGATCGGCAAGAGCGGGTCCGAGGTCGACGCGCTGCGCCGCGAGCTCAACCGGCTCACCGGCAAGCAGATCCAGGTGAACATCAACGAGATCAAGCGCCCCGAGCTCGACGCGAAGCTCGTGGCGCAGTCGATCGCCGAGCAGCTCGAGAACCGGGTCAGCTTCCGGCGGGCGATGAAGCGCGCGCTGACATCCGCCATGCGCTCCGGCGCCCAGGGCGTGAAGATCCAGTGCGGCGGCCGCCTGGGCGGCACCGAGATGTCCCGCTCGGAGCACTACTCCGACGGGCGCGTCCCCCTGCACACGCTGCGCGCGGACATCGACTACGGCTTCCACGAGGCCAAGACCACCTTCGGCCGGATCGGCGTGAAGGTGTGGATCAACAAGGGCGAGGTGCTGCCCGAGGGCGTCACCGACAGCCGCGGCCGCACCGACATGGAGGCGGCCCCGCCGCCGCGCCGTCCGCGCCGCGACCGCCGTCCCGGCGGGGGCCGCGACCGCGGGGGCGACCGCGCGGGCCAGGGTTCCCGGGGGGGTGACAGCTGA
- the rplV gene encoding 50S ribosomal protein L22, translated as MSTDTQTPPVVEATAKYVRTSARKGRLVADLVRGKSVAEAQAILAYSTRAAAVPVRKVLQSAIANADHNHGLDPRDLVLARVTVDEGPTIKRYRPRAQGRATPIMKRTCHITIGLAETGR; from the coding sequence ATGAGCACCGACACCCAGACCCCGCCCGTGGTGGAGGCCACCGCGAAGTACGTCCGCACGTCGGCCCGCAAGGGCCGGCTGGTGGCCGACCTCGTGCGCGGCAAGTCGGTCGCGGAGGCGCAGGCGATCCTCGCCTACAGCACCCGCGCGGCCGCCGTGCCGGTGCGCAAGGTGCTGCAGTCGGCGATCGCGAACGCGGACCACAACCACGGCCTCGACCCGCGCGACCTCGTGCTGGCGCGCGTCACCGTGGACGAGGGCCCCACGATCAAGCGCTACCGGCCGCGGGCCCAGGGCCGGGCGACGCCGATCATGAAGCGCACCTGCCACATCACCATCGGCCTGGCCGAGACGGGACGCTAG
- the rpsS gene encoding 30S ribosomal protein S19 — protein MGRSTKKGPFVDERLMKRIEDMNAANEKRIVRTWSRASTIFPEMVGHTIAVHDGRKHVPVFVSESMVGHKLGEFAPTRTYRGHAGSDRTSTMRR, from the coding sequence ATGGGTCGCAGCACCAAGAAGGGGCCGTTCGTCGACGAGCGGCTGATGAAGCGCATCGAGGACATGAACGCCGCGAACGAGAAGCGCATCGTGCGCACCTGGTCGCGCGCCTCGACGATCTTCCCCGAGATGGTCGGCCACACGATCGCCGTGCACGACGGGCGCAAGCACGTGCCCGTGTTCGTGAGCGAGAGCATGGTCGGCCACAAGCTGGGCGAGTTCGCCCCCACCCGCACCTATCGGGGCCACGCCGGCTCCGACCGGACCTCCACGATGCGCCGATGA